A portion of the Magnolia sinica isolate HGM2019 chromosome 17, MsV1, whole genome shotgun sequence genome contains these proteins:
- the LOC131231731 gene encoding uncharacterized protein LOC131231731, translated as MKKTVLKVCINCLKCKTNILKAVAKLSGINELAVDDEKGTLTVIGDVDPVCVANRLKKMGKLIEIISIGPAKPPDKPKPPEKGKTDPKPPLPSCCDKCQFTMIIYDDVRPWINELAVDDHKGTLTVIGDVDPVCVANRLKKMGKLIEIISIGPAKPPDKPKPPEKGKTDPKPPLPSCCDKCQFAMIIYDDVIPLWIMLELLWEFPSGEVDFGALEWKLPAKAMEKNLTSDAEISRCEVFLRAHIRKDKVVQYPDLAEKLDELYSSNPASRITSMDDALTELVGSDKRGRMRSVGCSISKIGLKKSAPAHSKVENMTKEKESVTPRVISDEEKNG; from the exons ATGAAG AAAACGGTTCTGAAAGTATGCATCAACTGCCTCAAGTGCAAGACGAACATTCTTAAAGCTGTAGCTAaactttcag GGATAAATGAATTGGCTGTGGATGATGAAAAAGGGACACTAACGGTGATCGGGGATGTTGATCCAGTGTGCGTGGCCAACCGGCTTAAGAAGATGGGGAAGCTGATCGAAATCATCAGCATTGGACCGGCTAAGCCCCCTGATAAACCCAAACCCCCGGAGAAAGGGAAAACCGATCCAAAACCGCCACTGCCTTCTTGTTGCGACAAGTGTCAATTTACCATGATCATATATGACGATGTACGTCCGT GGATAAATGAATTGGCTGTGGATGATCATAAAGGGACACTAACGGTGATCGGGGATGTTGATCCAGTGTGCGTGGCCAACCGGCTTAAAAAGATGGGGAAGCTGATCGAAATCATCAGCATTGGACCCGCTAAGCCCCCTGATAAACCCAAACCCCCGGAGAAAGGGAAAACCGATCCAAAACCGCCACTGCCTTCTTGTTGCGACAAGTGTCAATTTGCCATGATCATATATGACGAT GTCATTCCTCTATGGATAATGTTGGAACTCTTGTGGGAGTTTCCCTCTGGTGAGGTTGATTTTGGTGCTCTTGAGTGGAAACTCCCAGCAAAG gcgatggagaagaatcttacctctgatgccgagataagtagatgtgaagtcttcttaagagcccatataagaaaggacaaagttgtccagtatcctgaccttgct gaaaaactagatgagctctatagtagcaatcctgcttctaggataaccagcatggatgatgcccttacagag ttggttggttctgacaaAAGAGGGCGAATGCGGAGtgtaggttgctcaataagcaagataggactgaagaagtcagcccctgctcattcaaaggtagagaatatgacaaaagaaaaggagagcGTAACTCCAAGAGTTATTtcagatgaagaaaaaaatggTTGA